The DNA segment GGGAAGCAGTTAAAAGCAAAGGACCCTTTAGGTGCCTAGGGAGAACTAGCTCCTATGAAGAGATATGGTGCTCCTTAAAAAGCATGATGTCATAGGAGCAACCTGGCCAATGACTTTTATACAGAGAATCTGGGCCGAGTTATGATATAACAATATTAGGTTTAATGTTCCATATCTGTTTTTCTGCTCatctctgtttttcttctttttcctctttccccCACTTTTACTAGTCACTGGTTAAAACTGACAATCCACATAGCAATTCTGTGTTTGCTAACATTAAcctgcctcaaaaaaaaaacaaacaaacaaacaaggaatAGAAGTCATTCCATGATCAAGTTGCTTCTGAGGGTAACAGGGAAGTAAACAAGGGCTATTTATACACAACAGAAAACTTACTAACCATACTGCTGCCACCACATGTAAACACCTATAACTATCATGCTTTCTAGCATATGCACAATCAGTAAGATTTGAATATAATCCactttttatttcctgtttgggAAAGAAAGCAGTTGACATTCACAGGATATTGTATCCTCTCCTTATTTATGTTGTCTCTTGAATAAGGTTCAtagatgcagaagaaaaatatacattttaaactgAACAccagggaagagggggaaagaATGCTTATGTTCAGCTGCCATGAAGTTACTGTTCCGCTGAAATCAGTGCAATGAGGACAATTTAATTCAACTGAAGATGTACCCCAAGAACTTCAACAATGTGTctgcttctttttctcttttactTTTTGAAATACTCTTTCATCTGCTGTCTGATTGCAAAATCTATCAGTCCTACTAAAAGCACCTCCATGACACATCTTGCTGTGATGCAATACAAAAGAAAGTCCCCACTATGAAACACAAAAGTTCAAGTTTCCACTGTTAGCAGCTCACATAGTTCAAAAGAACTGAGTGCCCTCCTCAGTTAATGCACCTAACCACTAAACTGTATTTGGCTGGAATGGAAGTTAATTATGACTGCAAATTGCCACCTCTGGTATTTATGTCAACCATTATTTCCATATTTTTTGTACAAATGACTGAAAAGACTAGCAGGCTCACTGAATGACCAACAACAAATAAATCACATATGGtagtttaaaaataacaatgaatGCTATGAGACTGTCTTGTGACAATAGATGAATGGAAATGTTGATAACCTTATGATTTTGCTTCTGGCTGTTAACCTTAGGAAAGCATTAATTCCCTAGGAAATGTCTCAGAACATTATTAAAAAAATACCACCttcaatttaaaaatgaattcaaCTACAATAATTATTTTAACGTCTATTTACACAACTGTACTATTCTTCAAAGAGCTGGTGATGTGAATTGTTCTCAAAGTGTAATATGGGCCCTGGAACAGGAgttgttctttattttaaaaaactattGCTTTAGACCAGCAAAACATGAAGCAATATAAGTTTTTAAGCAAATAAAACGCACACAGAGGCAGAATATGTACACCTTTTACTGACCAAGGAGGGGGGAAAACCTACATGTTGCTAACAGACTTTTACTGGACTATTAACACAGCATGATACTCAAATATTTCTGTTAACTGGACTGAGTTCTGGACATCAAAGAGAATTTTCTCTGAATATGGATTAGGCTTGCTatataaattataataaaaaaaagagtattcagtgcacacacacattttacagTGATCACTACTTCTGCTTTAAGTTTTGCTAGCCTGGGCCTGATTCATAGTCCACTGCAGTCTTTCCAATAAAATTGCCTCTCCATTAGGTCAGGTTTCTTCCATTCATTAGTGTTTGAGAGGTACTCATGTACTACAATAATAATTATAACAGAAGTGCTTCCAATTAAATGTACTTAGCCTTAACTTAGTCATATGAATTGAaggctttttaaatgttttaggtAATTCCCtggatttaaataaaatttattacCTCCACTCAAAGATAATTAAATGTTGGGTCCAATCAAGGTTGGAATGCACAAAAATTTTTCTTTCTAGTTTTCACTATGTTGTCAGCATAAGTAACCCAAGCTATTCTTCCCCTCCCTTCACTTTTTATTTTGGTGGGTGGATGTGGAAGAGAGTTGGGAGGGATGAACACACTACAGTCCTCACTTCCCACCTGCAACCCACACCACACCCAGAACAACAATAATTAATGGAGTCAAATAACAGCACAAAGCCAGAAAATTTAGGgactgaaaaactttaaaataaTGAATTAGGCCTAACCTGCAAACCTTTAAACATGTGAACACAATTATCTTCATGAGTCCCACTACAATTCAGTCAAATGTGCACAGTCACACATGTATTTCACAAATCAAACCACTTAGATAGATCCCCATTATGCTATCAATCAAATGGAAAAACACCAGCAACTGTCCACCTATAAATTAGCATTACAAGGCATCTACCTGACAGATTCCTTCACAAATCAGGAGCCTAACAGTAAAAGTTTCATAAACAACAATTTCCCTGCAATTCCACAGAAATCTTTCCAagtattatttttttccattagtAAATCACTTCAGTAAGATGGACATCAGATCCATAATCTGCAAAtaacccccctcctcccccaaataTTTAAGGAGAAATAGTTCCTAAAATCCCTCTAATTTTAGGCAATGTAAGATATATGTTTGAAAGGAGAACTTGACTGGCTATCTACCTTATAAATGAATAAGGTAAGATTAGTTTCACTTGAAGTATTATGATGTATAAAAGTCACTTAAAATGTTTTCATATGCATATTTTAAATAGAACTCATCATCTTTATACGATTAACTatttttgtccatgaaagcttacgctccaaaatatctgtcagccaataaggtgccacaggacttcttgttgttttatccattctttgaaataaatatgtattttagttTAACACTTAGCAAGACATTCCCCACTGACTGATATTTAATGAATACAGCACTTCATATATATAAGCACACTCTATATCTCTTTCATAGCAACAAACAAGGAAGACAATGTAGTGTTTTAACGAAGAAAGTACATTTTAATCCACTAAGATTTTATTTACCCTTGCAGCATTTTGGTCTTACCACAAACTCCTGCAAATTCCATAATCTTGATAGCTATGTTCTTGCTACACTGCAACATTTTATAAtgtaatttgatttttaattacaaaaacaaGTTAGTTTTTCCAGTTGCTTTTTAGCCTTCATTTTTGATCATTCTGGTTGCAGTTTACAGCTGTTGAGACTGTTGTGCATCAATACAGTTAAAGTCTCCCTTTAATGGTGATGACTACAGCACAATAGTACCACTGGCATAATCATCTTGCCAGATATGCATATTTCAGGAGGCTGCTCTACCAAGAATAAAATGAGTACAGTGCAAAAGTGCATCTCCACTAGAACATGCCAGCAGAGAAAGAGATCCAAACTCTCTGATCTGATCAGTAAGCAGCCCCTCATTAAGGAATCTGAAAAGACCAGGGGACCTCTTAAGACAGCAAACAACTGAGCACAAGAAAGTCTTGCTGACATCTAGGCCATGCCAATTTCCTCTAAAGGGAAATGGGCTCATCTTCACAATAAATCAACGGGTTGAAATTAAGTTGTGGAAAGGGCAGGGACAGACTGCACGCTCTCTCCCCTACAGGCAACAACCCCATGGATTTCCCAAGGCAAAGGAAGGAAATCCGTGACATGATCATAGAGAATCACATGCAGCTTCTGCTGTATCACCTCCCCAGGGCTTCCTAAGCATCAAAAATGCTACTCCCTAGTCACAGATCCTGAGCAAATGGAGCCACCAGccacccaacttcaaagttacacgTAACATACCGACTACTGTAGGGCCAAGCTACACACTCCCAATCGGCTGAACTTGGCCATATTCCACCTGGCCCCGCTCGCTCCCGTAGCCCGCTGCAAAGGAGCGGGGCGGGCAGCCATGCACCCCTCGGAGCGGCACCTATCACCAGCACCCACCCGTCCGGTCCAGCGCCgggtgggcgggggctgggtCGGCACTGCAGTCAGTAGCCGCGGTCAATCACCGTCAGCTCTGATGCAAAGTAATCACCCCCCACCGCGCTGCGGTCAGAGGCTTATCGACGAGCCCGCTGCTGCCAGCGCGGAGCTGGGCATCCCAGCCCCAGTCCGGACACGTGCCGGGAGCGCCCAGCCCCGCCTGGCGCCCGGCACTCGCTCCCCGGGCGGCAGTGCCTCTGCCCAGCGTCCGTCTCCGGCCCCGAGGCAGGCGCACTCGCTCGGCGGCGGCACGTCTAGCGCACTGGGCTGCGCGCCCCACTGCAGCGGCTGGCCCGGGCGCGGGCTGCCCCCGCACGCCCTTCGGCGGAGGTGAAGGCGCCCGAGCACCCGCCCTAACTTACTTGGCAGCCGGGGAACGCCGCGGCTGCCGCTTGCCGAGTCCCGCGCTGCAtggagcgcgcgcgcgcgcgcgtccGCCAGGCTCAGCCGGCACCTCTGGGCTGCCAGAGCCGGGCCAGGCATGCTCAGTTCTCTGGCCCCCCACCGACGGGCTCTACCATTGAGGCGGGGGGGAGGATAAGAACCATCTGGACGCTACCAATGAGAGGAACTAAAAATAGGCGCTGTCCCCCCGCCCTTTGGGGGATTATCCCCAGTTGGCGGGAGCGGAGCTGAGCAAGCGCGTGGGGGGAGGGTTGTCGCTCTCCAGGTGCCGCCCGTAGGGCTATGCTGGGTGGTACTGTACCGGCCACCGGCCTCTCTGCAGCCGGACTGGAGCAGGCCGGGCAGGGCCGGGCGCCCACCTTCCCTCACAGGTGCCGCAGCTGAGCGCCGGCGCGGGCCCCGCGGGAGCGGCGGAGGGAGGGGACTTAGGCCAAGCGGCTCCTTCGGGCCTGCGGGCGGGGAGAGGCCCCGTCCCGCACCCTTAGCCCCGCTCGGTGAGTCTCTCCCACGCACGGGCTTCTGCGGGGAGCACGGTCCCCCACAGAtccacaggcagccccagcgcCCGGCGCCGGTAAACAACCCCCCAACCCCCGAAGCCGTGGGCTCCAGGCAAGACTCCTGGAGGCGTTTCCTCGCGCCTGGCTCTGGCACCTCACGTGCCATCATCCCAGCATGGAAGGCAGAGACCCGCCGCGCTCTCTttaccctccccagccccctggccagccgATTAGCTTTAGGGCGGCAAAAAGAGGTGAGACGCAAGCGGGGTGTGAATGTACGCGGCTGGGATGCGCTGGAAGGGTGAGTGGTGCTGGTCGAGCAAGGTCTTTCCACCTGTAAGGGGAGGATAAATTATACTGTTCAGGCACTGGGTGGTGCTGTGTGTAGAAGCCCCTTAAGGGAACCTCGGCCATATGTGGCCCAGCACTAAAGGGTCTTGCTGAACACATCTGGGGTGTGCAAACAAGCTCTGCAGtcaggccatatctggaataggGATATGGCACGGCATCAGGAGGAAGCTAAGAACAGAGAGGAACAAGATACAGACTGCTGATCGCTGCTCACAGAACATTACTCTTAACcggtgcttttttatttttcctagaaaaaaagtgTCGAGTTTGAAGTAAGGGAccctaacttcaaagtccttcctcccttcccagaaatggaatagcgccctatttcaacatttaactttgaagtagggtgtgtgtgtagatgttcagcTTCGGaatctgttactttgaagttattttgtactgtagacacagcctaaataatGTAAATGGGAGGAATGTAGAATTTAAAGGGGGAGATGGAACACAGTGCTAACATATTCTGTTCAACCACTAGGTGGCACTGCACGTGAAATACCCTATTTAAATCAACCTCAGGCATACCTGGCAGAGCATTAAATGTTCTTGTGATGAATACATTAAGCTCTGTAGCCAAGCCATAGCTCCTTGGTctccaaactggggtgtgtgcctCCCTTGGGGGCCACAGGGGAATGTCcaggcagcaggggggccaggtgaGCTCCCACAATAGCATAGGGAAGGAACACCATACAGTCCCACTCTGACCCCAGCTACTAGTTGCAGCTGCAGCCTTGGTTCTGCCCCTAACCACAGCCTTTTTCCTGGCCACCGCTAAGACCATGCTTTTAGCCTTGCCACTCCCCCCCACTCTCAActcctgctccctgctcccagctgtgaccCTTGGCCCAGCTCTGTCTTTCTTGCTACCCCAGGGAGACATGGACATATTCTATCAGTGCTGGAGGAGCCATGAAAggaaaaagtttggggaccattACAGTAGCTACTAGAGGGACTGACACTGTCCTCCTGAGAgactgttaaaaataaaacaggctGTCAACACCATATTGTTTTAGATATGTACTACATTGCAGAGTATAAACAAATTTTAGCATTCTTGTGCACCATCAGTGTTTTTACTGACTTCTGTTTCTGTGGCAGTTGCAACATACTGTGAATATTATATAAATTATTGCCAGGTTATTTTAAAACTCCAGTTATTTATGCAGGAGGGGAAAAGTTATGTCAACAAAAAGTGTATCCTGTGATTGTAAGGAGTCAGAAAATCCAGTGCAATCttcatatatatatctatatctatatctatctatctatctatatatctatatatatatatatatatatatatatatatatatatatatatatatatataagaagaGAAGCAGCTCTCAGTTTTACCCAGATGATCACAAGCAGAAAAGGAAACATTTAACTGCAATGCTATCAAATAAGGTAGGAAGAAGGAAGTAATTTTCATACAGAGGCTGACACACAGAAAGATGGGTTATTAAACAAGATTACGTGACAACCCTACTGCGGTATTTTAAGAAACAATAAGGTGACATGAAAATTATAGTACTAAAATGTGAATGAATCATGATGACTAATGTCTCTTCGCTCTTTGATACATTTACTGGTTTCTCATGTCAGAACTGAGATTTTCAGATGCAATATATTCTGTAACGAACATTAGGAAATAATTGCAACCTTGGCAGTATGTAAAAACATAGCTGCATATTTTGCTGCATGCCCCTAGcatacttacagaaaacatttaGAAAGACTACTGAAATTATTTAGCGTGGACGGTAGCCCCCCGATGAGGGTGTCAGACAGAAAAAGGAGCTGGTCcttgtgcaatgaagtttgagaactactgctcTAGAGTATAGTTTAATATAATATGGAACTGTGGTATTTTCTTGACTAGATCAGAAATTCCAAATGTCATGACTCTCAACAGACTACAGTCCAAGTATGGATTTTTGTGTTATAGAGGAAGGGCAGTCCATCTGTCACAGGACAATGCCTGTGTTGCTACTAGCAAAGAGAGGTAAGAATGACATTTCattaaaatattgtattttcATCTGTATTATATGAAGCTATATAATAATGCAGACATTTTCTTTGTACTGTAAGTTAGGACCCTGAGTTTTTCTGCAGAATTGGTCTGAGGCAACTGCTGTAATAAGGGAGATATATAATATACTGAGCTCTCTTTCTGAAGGTTTCATGAGAGCtactgggtgctcagcacttctgaaggtTAAGTCGGCTATACTGATGCCAAAGAACTAAATAATGCTCTTAAATTTTGAAACTCTTCAGCAAGGTAACTGGATTTCTTAGTTGAAACTAAGGGTCCAGCTGTATCTGCAACGTTTCAAGCTAAATATTGCATAGGTTTCTCAACAATGAAGACTGAATTTGGATTTATGTCCTCTTACCAGATAGTTAGTTAGTTATAATTTAAATGATCTTTTTATAAGGATTTTGATCCCTTTTTAAAGGAGATTAGTCTTTATTAATATAATTCCAAACAGCCTTTAGAAAGTTTAGCTGCTTTTAGTCAGTTCTATAGGAATTTTCTATAATTCCATATTTTCCAGAAATATTGAAGATTGGTATTAGAATACCACTAGCTCAGAGAAAACTTGCCAGGGTGGCAAGTAATTAACTAGAGGCATCAGCATGAGCAAATGGATGAACTGTAAAACTGAGACATGGATGTGGATCCTCAGCTGTTGCAAATTTGTATAGCTCCTCTGAAATCAGATATGCCCACAGAATATTGTGTATTGGGGGAGGCCTTACATTCACTACCTGAGATATTGTAAGGATGACCAACCAATTAGGGATGAAGAGCCACAGATatagtgcaaagagccacatattatgtatttattGTTATCTATTTATCTATGTATCTTGATAAATAGAcggatagataaaaataaatatataatatgtggctcggtgccctcctcctctctgagagccaggcacccccagcctcctgctctgacccAATACCCCTCCACTCCTCCATAAGCAGGCACCCCCAGACACCACTCTGACCCAATCCCCCTTCCCTtgtccagaaccaggcacccccagctccccactataacccagtcccccacccctccgacagagccaggcatctccagcctccctgctctaatccattccccctcccttgctccagaaccaggcaacctcagcagcccccaccactctaactcaatgccttcccactcagccacccccagccccatccactCTAGCTTGTTGCCGAcgattcaccagagccactgccatcactgccactgccccagagccactgctgcaacagttgccatgcgcttctcccaccaagtggtggggcgcatgcacagagcagcagacaaCGCTCCTCGTATGTGGCTTTGAGGAAGACCGCATTTAGTGTCTCAAACAGCCACGTGTGGCCACCCCTCAGTGTATGAAAGATACTGAACAGGGAGAGTataaaaaaagaaatgagaaGGAACGGGGAACATGAACGAGAAAAACAACGGAATGATAAGGgatgaaaaaaggggaaaagaacAGTTGGGGAACAGTTAAGAATTCAATCTGTCATTGAAGTCAGCGGCAACGCTTTCATTGCCTTCTGTGGAAATGAGCTTTGGATCCCATAGAGGAGTCTGGCAAGAGAAGAAGCCCTCTCTCCTTCTTGTTTCCATTTTCCATCTTTCGCTTTTCCCACGCTGAGGTAACGTAACGTAGATCCTACTTCAGGACTTAAGTGGGACTTTAACAGAGCTTGTTTCATCCTCTGCTCATAGATGATTTTCATCTTGTATTCGGATTTTGCCATTTATAGATCATATTTATAGAGCACATTAAGTGCAAAAAATTAATATAATatgttgagattttttttctgaaagataaaAGCTACAGGAAAGTTAGAGTTCTAAGGTTCAAATGTTTATATTTAATCTGATAATGACAATGACATCTAAAAACTTGTTAGAAATTGGAATCTGATCAATTGTTCTACACTGGTGTTTTCAGTGTTGTTGTAGTTGTATTAGTAACAAGATATTAGGCAAGCCTTCGAGGTACACATAAAtcagacctgaagaaaagctggtttctttcaccaacagaatttggtccagtaaaagatgttACCCCACCTACTTTTTCCACATCCTCATTTTGTAGAGGTCTGAACAGAACAAAGAAACAAGgatccttcctcccaccctcacATGGGAAAACCTTTATCAACAACAAGAGTTTTGCCTGACCAATGCTTCAGGCTTTTGAAAGATTCTCTGTTACAGAGAGAGACTAATTGCAAGGATCCTTTCTTTTCTTACGCACCaaaatgtaacatttaaaaaaaaactgaattatTTTCAACTGAATACCTTATCAACGGGCATTGTTGCCACATTGCCAAGCAAATTTCATATTAGGATTTTCCTCAGAACAAATTCAAATATGCTGCTAGCGTTTCAATTTTTCCTGGTTGTATTCCTCTCAAGCCTTCATTCCACTATAATCAACACACTTTCCCAGTCTGTTTCCAGTAATCTGCTTTTTACTGCCCCTGTGTGGCCTTTGGATTTTGATTATAGACACTGGAATTTAAATATTCATCTCTCACTTCTTTGACTCAGAGTTCTTGGTAGACATATTGGGGTTTGGAGACAAATATTTTACTTTTGGATTGTACGTGTTCTATTTTCAGAAGTATATGAGCGGGTCATTCTTTTCATGCATTATACTCACACATTACACAGCTGTGTATATATAAGATTAATTTGCTTCATTTCCAAAGATTGTTGTAGTTGAGCAATGTATTATGAATATAATAATATATGTCTGTGCCTGTTCACATGTATAATACTTCTAAGTGTTTCATGGATTGTTATTAGTTACTGTCACTTTAATAATAAATCATTTCTAAGCTGCTTTAAAAATTAATGAAGTCAGACACACAGCACTCCAGTGAGGTTAAAAAAATAGCCCCCTTTTTAGTTTTAATTACATTATTGCAGAGCATAAAAATCTCAACAGATAGTATGTAAATCCAGATAAACTGATAAATAAATTGACAAACTATGAGATCACTACTATCAGAGTAGATGTTTAATCCTGAAAAAGGAAGCTCTGAGAAGTTTCAAGCTTACTGAGAAAGGCAGCAACACTAGCAGCCATCTACTTAAAAAAAGCAGTGCGTCTATTTGAGATCAATATTTAATCTAACAGAGAACCTTGATTTCTGTCACTGATCCCAAATAGGCCTTGTGGTTGTATGCAAAAAGAGTACTATCAAATGTCTCTGTTAATCAATAGAACTATGCCACCAGTAGGAGTTAGTGCTTGTATTACCCTTAGTTACCA comes from the Carettochelys insculpta isolate YL-2023 chromosome 2, ASM3395843v1, whole genome shotgun sequence genome and includes:
- the LOC142008242 gene encoding uncharacterized protein LOC142008242, coding for MGSFNQHSHRTPISPQPGQTNDPSIGSNSKMKLGHMPPEAHCTYAPLGESLPRTGFCGEHGPPQIHRQPQRPAPVNNPPTPEAVGSRQDSWRRFLAPGSGTSRAIIPAWKAETRRALFTLPSPLASRLALGRQKEVRRKRGVNVRGWDALEGSEIPNVMTLNRLQSKYGFLCYRGRAVHLSQDNACVATSKERFYYSKGVPHIMTFILSYSVLFRKVLLFHHLKKPFLGWPFCEILSTSSI